Proteins encoded by one window of Cannabis sativa cultivar Pink pepper isolate KNU-18-1 chromosome 4, ASM2916894v1, whole genome shotgun sequence:
- the LOC115715250 gene encoding F-box protein At4g35930 yields MGKVSPKERSRKQKKRFRGSSKYLKPGALARLRHNKASVSKSCTDLGRKRVAVFETEKTEGAMLVEERFVDRSPLMLSPVNLVKQNSFIGTPKTPRVEDCDSESRLESLPMELLVKVLCHLHHDQLRAVFHVSQRVRKAVLLARQFHFNYTTPDRSRQEMLSTMTPLPTEHWPFLGRGDGKGMLLPSPHTPKAPRHGPRPPSRLKASEVRQVAAVLFQESSLPARCMVPSVLGKPLCKSLASNRVLFYEDELCQAVAQNKLR; encoded by the exons ATGGGGAAGGTGTCTCCTAAAGAGAGGAGTCGGAAGCAGAAAAAACGATTTAGGGGTTCGAGCAAGTATTTGAAACCCGGAGCTCTTGCTCGGCTCCGGCACAACAAGGCGTCGGTTTCTAAGTCTTGTACTGATCTTGGAAGAAAAAGAGTCGCTGTGTTTGAGACAGAGAAGACTGAGGGTGCTATGTTGGTGGAAGAGAGATTTGTTGATAGAAGCCCTCTAATGTTATCACCGGTGAATTTGGTTAAACAGAATAGTTTTATTGGTACGCCGAAGACTCCTCGAGTTGAGGACTGTGACTCGGAATCGCGGCTTGAGTCTCTTCCCATGGAATTACTg GTCAAGGTACTTTGTCACCTGCATCATGACCAATTGAGAGCTGTTTTTCATGTGTCTCAGCGAGTTagaaaagct GTTTTGCTTGCAAGGCAGTTCCATTTTAATTATACAACCCCAGATCGCTCTCGCCAGGAGATGTTGAGTACTATGACTCCCCTTCCTACTGAGCATTGGCCATTCTTGGG TAGGGGAGATGGAAAGGGTATGCTGTTACCTAGTCCACACACACCCAAAGCTCCAAGGCACGGACCCCGCCCCCCTTCTCGCCTCAAAGCCTCTGAGGTTCGTCAAGTTGCAGCAGTCCTTTTCCAGGAGTCGAGTCTGCCTGCAAGGTGCATGGTGCCATCAGTGTTAGGGAAGCCCCTGTGTAAATCTTTGGCTTCGAATAGGGTTCTATTCTACGAGGACGAGTTATGTCAAGCTGTTGCTCAGAATAAACTTCGGTGA